In the genome of Mycobacterium kansasii ATCC 12478, one region contains:
- a CDS encoding TetR family transcriptional regulator — protein MNDRTPNSRSHRSGTDRARATVSREERKEATRRAIVAAALKLLQDRSFSGLSLREVTREAGIVPAAFYRHFESMEALGLVLIDESFRTLRDTLRGARAGKLDPNRVIESSVEILVGSVADKREHWRFIVRERSTGLSVLRYAIRTEIRLITSELATDLARFPGLNEWSTEDLNILATLFVNAMIVIAEAIEDAQSAEALQEIHRIAVKQLRMIAIGVAGWKSKL, from the coding sequence GTGAACGACCGTACTCCTAACTCACGCTCGCACCGGTCCGGCACGGACCGGGCACGCGCCACCGTGTCGCGGGAGGAGCGCAAAGAAGCCACCCGGCGGGCCATCGTGGCCGCCGCGCTCAAACTGTTGCAGGACCGCAGCTTCAGCGGCCTGAGCCTGCGGGAGGTGACCCGAGAGGCCGGGATCGTGCCTGCGGCGTTCTACCGGCATTTCGAGTCGATGGAGGCCCTGGGGTTGGTCCTAATCGACGAGTCGTTTCGCACCCTGCGCGACACGTTGCGCGGGGCGCGCGCCGGCAAGCTGGACCCCAACCGGGTGATCGAGTCGTCCGTGGAGATCCTGGTGGGCAGCGTCGCCGACAAGCGCGAACACTGGCGTTTCATCGTCCGGGAGCGCTCCACCGGACTATCGGTGCTGCGCTACGCCATCCGCACCGAGATCCGGCTGATCACGTCGGAGCTGGCCACCGACCTGGCCCGCTTCCCGGGGCTCAACGAATGGAGCACCGAGGACCTCAACATTTTGGCGACGTTGTTCGTCAACGCGATGATCGTGATCGCCGAGGCGATCGAGGACGCTCAGAGCGCCGAGGCGCTCCAAGAGATCCACCGAATCGCGGTCAAGCAGCTGCGGATGATCGCGATCGGTGTCGCCGGCTGGAAAAGCAAGCTCTGA
- a CDS encoding GNAT family N-acetyltransferase, whose amino-acid sequence MTPQARPAHKADIRDLSRTLARAFYDDPVMTWLLPHDKSRLAHLHRVFAAMTRHHHLAHGGVEVACEGAGVGAAALWDPPNQWRETRRAELAMTPAFLRVFGFRGGTARAVQEAMKRAHPEEPHWYLAVIGSDPGVRGRGFGQALMRSRLDRCDAEYCPAYLESSKPENIPYYERFGFTVTGEIMLPRGGPPIWPMWREPR is encoded by the coding sequence GTGACCCCCCAGGCGCGCCCAGCGCACAAGGCCGACATCCGCGATCTGTCCCGCACCCTGGCTCGCGCCTTCTACGACGACCCGGTGATGACGTGGTTGCTTCCCCACGACAAGTCCCGGCTCGCGCACCTGCATCGGGTGTTCGCGGCGATGACCCGGCACCACCATCTGGCCCACGGCGGCGTCGAGGTGGCGTGCGAGGGCGCCGGCGTCGGCGCAGCCGCCCTGTGGGATCCGCCGAATCAATGGCGGGAGACCCGCCGGGCGGAGCTGGCCATGACCCCGGCATTCTTGCGTGTGTTCGGCTTTCGCGGAGGGACCGCACGCGCGGTCCAGGAGGCGATGAAGCGCGCGCATCCCGAAGAACCGCACTGGTACCTGGCCGTCATCGGCAGCGACCCGGGCGTGCGCGGGCGGGGATTTGGTCAGGCCTTGATGCGGTCGCGGCTGGACCGCTGCGACGCCGAGTACTGCCCGGCCTATCTCGAGTCCTCGAAACCCGAAAACATTCCGTATTACGAACGTTTCGGATTCACCGTCACCGGCGAGATCATGCTGCCGCGGGGCGGGCCGCCGATTTGGCCGATGTGGCGCGAACCGCGCTGA
- a CDS encoding SRPBCC family protein — protein sequence MEWTGARYSDKPTVEASTWIDADPERVWSLVCDVELMPTLSNELQAVEWVDGATGPRIGARFVGHNQHDAFGEWSTTSQIVSCDEPHEFAWAVGEPDNPSATWRFRLTPRDGGTVLTYRTQMGPGRSGLSRAIDAMPDKEQKIVFVRLREFETAIDKTLAAIKRLAEHGVR from the coding sequence GTGGAATGGACCGGCGCGCGTTATTCAGACAAGCCAACCGTGGAGGCTTCGACGTGGATCGACGCCGATCCCGAGCGCGTCTGGAGTCTGGTCTGTGACGTCGAGTTGATGCCGACCCTCAGCAACGAATTGCAAGCAGTGGAATGGGTCGACGGGGCCACCGGGCCCCGGATCGGCGCCCGGTTCGTCGGTCACAACCAGCACGACGCGTTCGGTGAATGGAGCACCACGTCACAAATTGTCAGCTGCGATGAGCCACACGAATTCGCTTGGGCGGTAGGCGAACCCGACAATCCCTCGGCCACCTGGCGGTTCCGGCTGACACCCCGGGACGGGGGCACCGTACTGACCTACCGGACACAGATGGGGCCGGGCCGTTCGGGGTTGTCGCGCGCCATCGACGCGATGCCCGACAAGGAGCAGAAGATCGTCTTCGTGCGGTTGCGGGAGTTCGAGACCGCGATCGACAAGACGCTGGCAGCGATCAAGAGGTTGGCCGAACACGGGGTCCGCTGA
- a CDS encoding F420-dependent hydroxymycolic acid dehydrogenase → MTGISRRTFARLAAGTGVLGAGTVSAGCGTRGESTGESTRPTPAGDIGIVLSHEQFRTDQLVAQARAAESAGFGYVWASDHLQPWQDNQGHSMFPWLTLALVGQSTTRISFGSGVTCPTYRYHPATVAQAFASLAMLSPGRVFLGLGTGERLNEQAATNTFGSYRERHDRLVEAIKLIRQLWSGERISFDGRYFQTNALKLYDLPATPPPIFVAASGPKSAALAGRHGDGWITQAGDLKNPRLLAAFAAGAAAAGRDPANLGKRAELFAVVGDHTAATRAAGLWRFTAGAVDQPNPVEIQRAAESNPIEKVLANWAVGTDPSTHIGAVQAVIDAGAIPFLHFPQDDPTVAIQFYGTNVLPKLR, encoded by the coding sequence ATGACCGGGATCTCGCGACGGACGTTCGCGCGACTAGCCGCCGGGACCGGCGTGCTGGGGGCGGGCACAGTATCCGCCGGGTGCGGCACCCGCGGCGAGTCGACCGGCGAGTCGACTCGCCCCACGCCGGCCGGGGACATTGGAATCGTGTTGTCGCACGAACAGTTCCGAACCGATCAGCTGGTGGCGCAAGCCCGGGCCGCCGAAAGTGCCGGGTTTGGGTACGTCTGGGCCAGTGACCACCTTCAGCCGTGGCAGGACAATCAGGGTCACTCGATGTTTCCCTGGCTGACCTTGGCGTTAGTGGGTCAAAGCACCACTCGTATCTCGTTCGGCAGCGGGGTGACCTGCCCTACTTACCGCTACCATCCGGCCACGGTGGCCCAGGCTTTCGCCTCGTTGGCAATGCTGAGTCCGGGACGGGTGTTCTTAGGGCTCGGCACTGGTGAGCGACTCAACGAACAGGCCGCCACCAACACGTTCGGTTCCTACCGGGAGCGCCACGACCGGCTGGTCGAGGCCATCAAGCTGATCCGCCAGCTGTGGAGCGGTGAGCGAATTTCGTTCGACGGACGTTATTTTCAGACGAACGCTCTAAAACTCTACGACCTGCCCGCCACGCCACCGCCGATCTTCGTGGCCGCCAGCGGTCCCAAAAGCGCAGCGCTGGCCGGCCGGCACGGGGACGGCTGGATTACCCAAGCCGGCGACCTCAAGAATCCGCGGCTGCTTGCCGCGTTCGCAGCGGGCGCAGCAGCCGCCGGGCGCGACCCCGCGAATCTCGGGAAGCGTGCCGAGCTGTTCGCTGTCGTCGGTGACCACACGGCGGCTACCCGGGCCGCCGGCCTGTGGCGATTTACCGCCGGGGCCGTCGACCAACCCAACCCGGTAGAGATCCAGCGTGCCGCCGAGTCGAACCCGATCGAAAAGGTGCTCGCCAACTGGGCCGTCGGCACCGACCCGTCGACCCATATCGGCGCGGTGCAAGCGGTGATCGATGCCGGTGCCATACCGTTTCTGCACTTTCCGCAGGACGACCCCACCGTCGCCATTCAGTTCTACGGCACCAACGTCTTGCCCAAGCTGCGCTAG
- a CDS encoding DUF1214 domain-containing protein → MTHESTTAWRELLDTLGALDGGFLEGDRAVTDDRHLADGYRMLAATLGVAFDAYLFPEPGRPQFVAVNTPFRRDRRWGGDNTDAYYLMCPVDPARRYRISGNKGDSAYFSVTAYNEPSPGAWSDRVVAIVRDGDLDIDADGNFSFELGPTPDAAVLMTRDYQADPLTGRPVTWTIEALDAPDPIRHGDAETAARLRAAAAWMRTMFAVVPLAVGDRARDAHRLGHETAHVANQFAAPYQVPDANFGWSARDACYSYGSFALDDDEALVITHWPPPCRFWNLVVWNQFMATYGPAEGPDARCSINGHSVVANSDGSVTIVLSPGTTAHPNSLTTLGYPRGNLAFRWFLADELPTRPEVKLVPVADAPTGVG, encoded by the coding sequence ATGACGCACGAGTCGACTACGGCATGGCGGGAATTGCTCGACACCTTGGGCGCCCTGGACGGCGGTTTCCTCGAGGGCGACCGTGCGGTTACCGACGACCGGCACCTCGCCGACGGGTACCGGATGCTCGCCGCCACCCTGGGAGTGGCCTTCGACGCCTATCTATTCCCCGAGCCGGGCCGGCCGCAGTTCGTCGCGGTCAACACGCCGTTTCGTCGCGACCGCCGCTGGGGCGGCGACAACACCGACGCCTATTACCTCATGTGCCCGGTCGATCCGGCACGGCGCTACCGGATCAGCGGCAACAAGGGTGACAGCGCGTATTTCTCGGTGACCGCCTACAACGAACCCTCGCCCGGCGCGTGGTCGGACCGGGTCGTCGCGATCGTCCGCGACGGTGATCTCGATATCGATGCCGACGGCAACTTCTCCTTCGAGCTGGGTCCGACGCCCGATGCCGCCGTGCTGATGACCCGCGACTATCAGGCCGACCCGCTGACCGGCCGCCCGGTCACCTGGACTATCGAGGCGCTCGACGCGCCGGACCCGATACGCCACGGCGACGCGGAGACCGCCGCAAGGCTACGGGCGGCGGCCGCCTGGATGCGCACCATGTTCGCGGTCGTGCCGCTCGCCGTCGGGGACAGGGCCCGTGACGCGCATCGACTCGGACACGAGACCGCCCACGTCGCAAACCAATTCGCTGCCCCATATCAGGTGCCCGACGCCAACTTCGGCTGGTCTGCGCGCGATGCCTGTTACTCCTACGGCAGTTTCGCGCTCGACGACGACGAAGCGCTGGTCATCACCCATTGGCCGCCGCCGTGCCGGTTCTGGAACCTGGTGGTGTGGAACCAGTTCATGGCCACGTACGGCCCCGCCGAGGGCCCCGATGCCCGCTGCTCCATCAACGGTCACAGCGTGGTGGCCAATAGCGACGGCTCGGTGACGATCGTCTTGTCCCCCGGGACGACGGCCCATCCGAATTCGCTGACGACGCTTGGATATCCGCGGGGCAACCTCGCCTTCCGGTGGTTTCTGGCCGACGAACTGCCGACCCGGCCCGAGGTGAAACTGGTACCGGTCGCCGACGCGCCGACCGGCGTGGGTTAA
- a CDS encoding TetR/AcrR family transcriptional regulator: MVVDFGRPRDPRIDAAVLRATVELLAETGYAGLLMSAIAERAGTSKPAIYRRWPSKAYLVHEAVFPISAQTAVPDTGSLATDLREMVRRTMAILATPAARAALPGLVGEMAADPTLHAALLERFAGSIAGGLARRLETAAAAGEIRADVTADELVEAIAGITLLRLLTRGADLDDAWVDRTTTLLLSGILKGMPE; encoded by the coding sequence ATGGTAGTCGATTTCGGCCGACCCCGTGATCCGCGGATCGACGCGGCGGTGCTTCGCGCGACGGTTGAACTGCTCGCCGAAACGGGCTATGCCGGGCTGCTGATGTCCGCCATCGCCGAACGGGCCGGCACCAGCAAGCCCGCGATCTATCGGCGCTGGCCCAGCAAAGCGTATCTGGTGCACGAGGCGGTGTTTCCGATCAGCGCCCAGACCGCCGTTCCGGACACCGGATCGCTGGCGACGGATCTGCGCGAGATGGTGCGACGCACGATGGCGATCTTGGCGACGCCGGCCGCCCGCGCGGCGCTGCCCGGCCTGGTCGGCGAGATGGCGGCCGACCCGACCCTGCACGCCGCACTGTTGGAACGGTTTGCCGGCAGCATCGCGGGCGGCCTTGCCAGACGGCTCGAGACCGCCGCGGCCGCAGGCGAAATCCGGGCCGACGTAACCGCTGATGAACTGGTCGAGGCCATTGCCGGCATCACCCTGCTACGCCTGCTGACCCGCGGCGCCGACCTCGACGATGCCTGGGTCGACCGCACCACCACGTTGCTCCTGAGCGGAATCCTGAAAGGAATGCCTGAATGA
- a CDS encoding flavin reductase family protein: MFTQTFNRAVTKRVLGSDLVDLLTGPHGVDRYTELVAPTWTLGEARAKVIEVRRDTPRSVTLILAPNDTFTSTNTVKAGQYVNLTVDIGGRRHTRCYSPANAEGSPTLELTIGHHDGGLVSTYLYERARRGMVVGLAGVGGDFVLPAKRPRRVLLVSGGSGITPVMAMLRTLVAEGHQGEIAFVHYARTPAEACYRGELRSHNGLRGVRVLHGYTRSGAGDLVGRFGANHLATAMPSPDAVFVCGPTPLVEAVREHCDNVFSESFVPPVLAAPAGPSGGRITFGDSRIDVADDGRSLLEQAESAGLTPESGCRMGICHTCTRRKTSGTVRNLVTGAVSTAPDEDVQICVSVPVGDVDLAL, translated from the coding sequence ATGTTCACTCAAACTTTCAACCGAGCCGTTACGAAGCGAGTCCTAGGTTCCGACCTGGTCGACCTGCTCACCGGTCCGCACGGCGTCGACCGCTACACCGAGCTGGTGGCGCCGACGTGGACGCTGGGCGAGGCCCGCGCCAAGGTCATAGAGGTGCGCCGCGACACGCCGCGCAGCGTCACCCTCATCCTCGCTCCCAACGACACCTTCACCTCCACTAACACCGTCAAGGCCGGTCAGTACGTCAACCTCACCGTCGACATCGGCGGACGCCGGCACACCCGCTGTTACTCACCGGCCAATGCCGAAGGCAGCCCGACCCTTGAGCTGACGATCGGTCACCACGACGGCGGGCTGGTCTCGACCTACCTGTACGAGCGGGCCCGCCGCGGCATGGTGGTCGGTCTGGCCGGTGTCGGCGGGGACTTCGTGTTACCGGCGAAGCGGCCGCGGCGCGTGTTGCTCGTCTCGGGCGGCAGTGGCATCACCCCGGTCATGGCGATGCTGCGCACGCTGGTCGCCGAGGGCCATCAGGGCGAGATCGCCTTTGTCCATTACGCGCGGACTCCTGCGGAGGCGTGCTACCGCGGCGAGCTGCGCTCCCATAATGGTCTGCGCGGAGTGCGGGTGTTGCACGGCTACACCCGCTCCGGCGCCGGTGATCTGGTGGGCCGCTTCGGCGCAAACCACCTGGCCACGGCCATGCCGTCGCCGGATGCGGTGTTCGTCTGCGGCCCGACGCCGTTGGTCGAAGCGGTGCGCGAGCACTGTGACAACGTGTTCAGCGAGAGCTTCGTCCCACCGGTATTGGCGGCGCCGGCCGGCCCCTCGGGGGGCCGGATCACGTTCGGCGACAGCCGGATTGACGTCGCCGACGACGGCCGTTCGCTGCTCGAGCAGGCCGAATCGGCCGGGCTGACACCCGAGAGCGGCTGCCGGATGGGCATCTGCCACACCTGCACCCGGCGCAAGACCTCCGGGACGGTACGAAACCTGGTCACCGGCGCCGTCTCGACGGCCCCCGACGAGGACGTGCAGATCTGCGTGTCCGTTCCCGTCGGCGACGTCGACCTCGCCCTATAA
- a CDS encoding catalase, whose amino-acid sequence MAANDSNPKQRQLDDCRLDGSTGYLTTQQGVRVDHTDDALTAGERGPTLLEDFHAREKITHFDHERIPERVVHARGAGAYGYFEPYDDWLAEYTAAKFLTTPGKQTPVFVRFSTVVGSRGSADTVRDVRGFATKFYTDQGNYDLVGNNFPVFFIQDGIKFPDLVHAVKPEPHNEIPQAQSAHDTLWDFVSLQPETLHTIMWLMSDRALPRSYRMMEGFGVHTFRLVNADGQGTFVKFHWKPRLGVHSLVWEECQKVAGKDPDFNRRDLWEAIEAGQYPEWEFGVQLVPESDEFNFGFDLLDATKIIPEEQVPVRPVGKMVLNRNPDNFFAETEQVAFHTANVVPGIDFTNDPLLQFRNFSYLDTQLIRLGGPNFAQLPVNRPVAEVHNNQRDGYGQHTIPRGRSSYYNNSLGGGCPALADDNVFRHYTQKVDGHKIRQRAESFQDHYSQARMFWKSMSAVEAKHIVAAYAFELGKVETPEIRSRVVDQLNRVDHDLATRVAGELGLPAPEGTDKLGAEMPPSPALSQLNTATDSVETRKIAVLAADGVDVVGTQTFIEAMRQRGAIVEVLAPRAGGMLSGGSGGELPVDRAITTMSSVLYDAVVIPCGPDAVKALSEDGYVMHFVTEAYKHLKAVGAFGAGVKLLPKAGITEKTAESTDAFVSNGVITTKAAADDLSDDFAEAFAKVLAKHRVWERQTDSVPA is encoded by the coding sequence ATGGCAGCCAACGACTCCAACCCGAAGCAACGACAGCTTGACGACTGCCGGCTAGACGGGAGCACCGGATACCTGACCACGCAGCAGGGCGTGCGAGTGGACCATACCGACGATGCACTTACCGCGGGGGAGCGTGGGCCCACCCTGCTCGAGGACTTCCATGCCCGGGAAAAGATCACCCACTTCGATCACGAGCGCATCCCCGAACGAGTGGTACACGCCCGCGGGGCCGGAGCATACGGATACTTCGAGCCCTATGACGATTGGCTTGCCGAATACACCGCGGCGAAATTCCTCACCACGCCGGGTAAGCAGACGCCGGTCTTCGTCCGGTTTTCCACCGTCGTGGGATCTCGCGGCTCGGCGGACACCGTGCGCGATGTCCGCGGATTCGCCACCAAGTTCTACACCGACCAGGGCAACTACGACCTGGTGGGCAACAACTTCCCGGTGTTCTTCATCCAGGACGGCATCAAGTTCCCGGATTTGGTGCACGCGGTTAAACCCGAGCCACACAACGAGATTCCGCAGGCGCAGTCGGCCCACGACACGCTGTGGGACTTCGTGTCGCTGCAGCCGGAGACGCTGCACACCATCATGTGGCTGATGTCGGACCGGGCGCTGCCGCGCAGTTACCGAATGATGGAGGGCTTCGGCGTGCACACCTTCCGCCTGGTCAACGCCGACGGCCAGGGCACTTTCGTGAAGTTTCATTGGAAGCCACGCCTTGGCGTGCATTCGCTGGTGTGGGAGGAGTGCCAGAAGGTGGCCGGCAAGGACCCCGACTTCAACCGGCGCGACCTGTGGGAAGCCATCGAGGCCGGCCAATATCCGGAGTGGGAGTTCGGGGTGCAGCTGGTTCCGGAAAGCGACGAGTTCAACTTCGGCTTCGACCTGCTCGACGCCACCAAAATCATTCCGGAGGAACAGGTTCCGGTACGTCCGGTGGGCAAGATGGTGCTCAACCGCAACCCGGACAACTTCTTCGCCGAAACCGAGCAGGTGGCGTTCCACACCGCCAACGTGGTGCCCGGCATCGACTTCACCAACGACCCACTGCTGCAGTTCCGCAACTTCTCCTACCTCGACACCCAGCTGATCAGGTTGGGCGGCCCCAATTTCGCGCAACTGCCGGTCAATCGGCCGGTGGCCGAGGTGCACAACAACCAGCGCGACGGCTACGGCCAGCACACCATTCCACGCGGCCGGTCAAGCTACTACAACAACAGCCTTGGCGGCGGCTGTCCGGCCCTGGCAGACGACAACGTGTTCCGCCACTACACCCAGAAGGTCGACGGTCACAAGATCCGCCAGCGGGCCGAAAGCTTCCAGGATCACTACAGCCAGGCCCGGATGTTCTGGAAGAGCATGTCTGCCGTCGAGGCCAAACACATTGTCGCCGCGTACGCCTTCGAGCTCGGCAAGGTGGAAACACCGGAAATCCGTTCGCGCGTCGTGGATCAGCTGAACCGCGTCGACCATGACCTGGCGACCCGCGTCGCCGGGGAGCTGGGGCTGCCCGCGCCCGAAGGAACGGACAAGCTGGGCGCCGAAATGCCCCCCTCCCCGGCGCTTTCGCAACTCAATACCGCCACCGACAGCGTCGAAACACGCAAGATCGCCGTGCTGGCCGCCGACGGCGTCGACGTGGTGGGCACCCAGACCTTCATCGAGGCGATGCGGCAGCGCGGGGCCATCGTAGAAGTGTTGGCGCCCAGGGCCGGTGGCATGCTGTCCGGCGGATCCGGCGGCGAACTCCCGGTGGACCGGGCGATCACCACGATGTCGTCGGTCCTCTACGACGCGGTCGTGATACCGTGCGGACCCGACGCCGTCAAGGCCCTGTCCGAAGACGGCTACGTGATGCATTTCGTCACCGAGGCCTACAAACACCTCAAGGCGGTGGGGGCTTTCGGTGCGGGCGTCAAGTTACTGCCCAAGGCCGGGATAACCGAGAAAACCGCCGAGAGCACCGACGCCTTCGTCTCCAACGGGGTGATCACGACCAAGGCTGCGGCCGACGACCTATCCGACGACTTCGCCGAGGCATTCGCCAAAGTGCTTGCCAAACACCGTGTTTGGGAGCGACAGACCGATAGCGTGCCCGCCTGA
- a CDS encoding fatty acid desaturase family protein, whose product MTPNKITLTPEQADAFGRELDAIKERVMADLGEEDADYIRRVIKAQRALEVGGRVLLFLPPAWLLGTAMLGVSKILDNMEIGHNVMHGQYDWMRDPAISGRSFEWDTACPADQWRYSHNYMHHTHTNIVGMDRDIGYGILRMSEDQPWEPYFLGNPVYAFLLMVLFQYGVALHELESERIRAGEIRLADKREVLREIWKKTRRQTLKDYVAFPLLAGPFAPFVFTGNLTANLMRNVWSYMIIFCGHFPDGTQEFSVEETKDETRGQWYFRQVLGSANLTGGKLFHLLSGNLSHQIEHHLFPDMPARRYAEIAPEVREICERYGIPYNSGPLPRQFATVVRKIVKLALPGRAPRQATAEEAVALSVA is encoded by the coding sequence ATGACACCCAACAAGATCACCCTCACCCCCGAACAGGCCGACGCGTTCGGCCGCGAACTCGACGCCATCAAGGAACGCGTCATGGCGGATCTCGGCGAAGAAGACGCCGACTACATCCGCCGGGTCATCAAGGCGCAGCGCGCCCTGGAGGTCGGCGGACGAGTACTGCTCTTCCTGCCGCCGGCGTGGCTGCTGGGAACCGCGATGCTGGGCGTGTCCAAGATCCTGGACAACATGGAGATCGGCCACAACGTCATGCACGGTCAGTACGACTGGATGCGGGACCCGGCCATCTCGGGGCGTTCCTTCGAGTGGGACACGGCCTGCCCGGCCGATCAGTGGCGGTACTCGCACAACTACATGCACCACACCCATACCAACATCGTGGGAATGGACCGCGACATCGGCTATGGCATCCTGCGGATGAGCGAGGACCAGCCGTGGGAGCCCTACTTCCTGGGTAACCCGGTCTACGCCTTCCTGTTGATGGTGCTGTTCCAATACGGCGTCGCACTGCACGAACTGGAATCCGAGCGCATCCGGGCCGGTGAGATCCGGCTCGCCGACAAGCGTGAGGTGCTGCGGGAGATCTGGAAGAAGACGCGCCGGCAGACCCTCAAGGACTATGTGGCCTTCCCGCTGCTGGCCGGGCCGTTCGCGCCGTTCGTCTTCACGGGCAACCTCACGGCCAACCTGATGCGCAACGTGTGGTCCTACATGATCATCTTCTGCGGCCATTTCCCGGACGGCACTCAGGAATTCAGCGTCGAGGAAACCAAGGACGAGACCCGCGGCCAGTGGTACTTCCGTCAGGTCCTGGGTTCGGCAAACCTGACCGGCGGCAAGCTGTTTCATTTGTTGTCCGGCAACTTGTCGCATCAGATCGAGCACCACCTGTTCCCCGACATGCCGGCCCGGCGGTACGCCGAGATCGCCCCGGAGGTGCGGGAGATCTGTGAGCGTTACGGCATCCCCTACAACAGCGGCCCGCTGCCCAGGCAGTTCGCCACCGTGGTGCGCAAGATCGTGAAGCTCGCCTTGCCGGGGCGTGCGCCGCGTCAGGCCACTGCGGAGGAAGCGGTTGCGCTGTCGGTGGCATGA
- a CDS encoding LLM class flavin-dependent oxidoreductase — protein sequence MRTATTVELSSAGRDTVEFVVEAEKLGLDVCWVAEAWGTDGPSALGYLGARTERMLLGSGVLQLGIRSPVAVAQTAITLSNLSCGRFLLGLGASGPQVIEGLHGVSFARPLARMRETVDIVRQALTGGKISYSGNEFQIPRPGGEAVPMRLSTRPEHAIPIYLAALSPAMLRLTGQIADGWLGTSFVPEGAAGAYFAHLDSGLAAAGRARADIDICQGAEVAFAKDEDQLRGIVAGRKKELAFSLGGMGSASTNYYNRAYSRQGWADVAAAVREQWQRGERDRAVASITDDMVLATTLIGTEDMVRARLGVWRDAGVNTVRLYPAGDTLDAKLSTLGRAIELVREV from the coding sequence ATGCGCACCGCCACCACGGTCGAACTTTCCAGCGCCGGCCGAGACACCGTGGAGTTCGTCGTCGAGGCCGAAAAGCTTGGACTGGACGTCTGCTGGGTCGCCGAGGCATGGGGTACGGACGGGCCGTCGGCGCTCGGATACCTCGGCGCGCGCACCGAACGGATGCTGCTGGGCTCGGGGGTACTGCAACTCGGTATCCGATCGCCCGTTGCGGTGGCCCAGACCGCGATCACGCTGTCCAACCTGTCGTGCGGGCGGTTCCTGCTCGGCCTGGGCGCCTCGGGTCCGCAGGTGATCGAGGGCCTGCACGGGGTATCGTTCGCCCGGCCGCTGGCGCGGATGCGCGAAACCGTCGACATCGTGCGGCAAGCCCTGACGGGCGGCAAAATCTCCTACTCCGGCAACGAGTTTCAGATTCCGCGTCCCGGTGGCGAGGCGGTGCCGATGCGATTGTCGACGCGGCCCGAGCACGCCATCCCGATCTATCTGGCCGCGTTGTCCCCGGCGATGCTGCGGTTGACGGGACAGATCGCCGACGGCTGGCTCGGTACCAGCTTTGTCCCGGAAGGCGCTGCCGGCGCCTACTTCGCGCATCTGGATAGCGGGCTGGCGGCCGCCGGTCGCGCCCGGGCCGACATCGACATCTGTCAGGGCGCAGAGGTCGCGTTCGCCAAGGACGAGGACCAGCTGCGCGGCATCGTTGCCGGTCGCAAGAAGGAGCTGGCGTTCAGCCTGGGCGGCATGGGGTCCGCCAGCACCAACTACTACAACCGGGCCTACAGCCGGCAAGGCTGGGCTGACGTCGCCGCCGCGGTGCGGGAGCAGTGGCAGCGCGGTGAGCGCGACCGCGCGGTCGCGTCGATCACCGACGACATGGTGCTGGCCACCACGCTGATCGGGACCGAGGACATGGTCCGGGCCCGCCTTGGGGTGTGGCGGGACGCCGGTGTGAACACGGTGCGGCTCTATCCCGCGGGCGACACACTCGATGCCAAGCTTTCGACGCTCGGCCGGGCCATCGAGCTGGTCCGCGAGGTTTAA